In Nitrospiria bacterium, the DNA window GCCGGCCAAGGATCCGGATCTCACCATTGTTCTGGGCGTCAACGAGTCGATGTACGAACCGGATAAACATGCCATCGTTTCAAACGCCTCCTGCACGACGAACTGTCTGGCTCCGGTCGCGAAGGTGCTCCTGGACGGTTTCGGCATCAAGCGAGGATTGATGACGACCGTCCACTCGGTGACGAACGACCAACGCCTCTTGGATCTGCCCCACAAGGACCTGAGGCGGGCCCGGGCGGCGCACCTTTCGATGATTCCCACTACCACCGGGGCGGCCAAGGCCCTCTTCCTGGTTCTTCCCCAATTGAAAGGAAAAATGGACGGCATGTCTATCCGCGTGCCGACACCGAATGTCTCGGTCGTGGACCTGGTCGCCGAGGTGGAACGTGACCTGACCGAATCGGAGGTCAACACCCGCTACCGTCAGGCGGCCGAGGGTCCTTTAAAAGGCATTCTTCAGTATACGGAAGAGCCGTTGGTTTCGGTTGATTTAAACGGCAATGCTCATTCGGCGATCTTCGATGCGTCCCTGACCAAGGTTCTGGAAGGACGCATGGTGAAAGTCATTGCTTGGTACGACAACGAATGGGGCTATTCCTGCCGTCTTCGGGATCTTATTGAATACATCGGACAGAAAGGCTAACGCGCATACGACGTCGTCCATGAGCGGCCCAGTCCGATTGCATTGACTGCGTTCCCGTCATGAATCAAAACGATGATCGTAGACAGAGGACCCCATGAATATGCACAAAGTGACCATTGAAGATCTGAAGATCAAGAAAAAACGCGTGATCGTCCGGGTGGATTTCAACGTGCCTTTGGACGAGCACCTCAACATTACGGACGACACCCGCATCCGATCGGCGCTGCCTACGATCAATTACGCCATCGACGAAGGGGCGAAAGTCATCCTTTGCTCCCATTTGGGAAGACCCAACGGGAAGATCGATCCCCGGCTGAGCCTTGCGCCTGTCGTGAAGCGTCTCCAGCGATTGCTGGGGAAAGAGGTGGCCTTTGCCCCGGATTGCATCGGTCCGCAGGTCGAGAAGATGGTCAACCAAATGAAGTCGGGAGACGTCCTCCTCTTGGAGAATCTCCGTTTCCATCCCGGAGAACAGAAAAACGATGAAGCCTTTTCAAAGGCGCTGGCCCGTTTGGCCGATGTGTATGTCAACGATGCCTTCGGGACCGCCCACCGAAACCACGCCTCCGTGACCGGAGTCTCAAAATTCGTTCCCCAATCCGCGGCCGGCTTTCTGATGAAGAAAGAGATCGATTATCTGGAGGGGGCCATGGCGAATCCCGCCCGCCCGTTTGCGGCGATTCTCGGCGGGGCCAAGGTGTCGGGAAAACTGGGCGTCGTCGAGAACCTGGGGAAAAAAGTGGACAAGGTGATCATCGGCGGGGGAATGGCCTTCACGTTTTACAAAGCCCTGGGTTATGAAGTCGGGAACTCCCTGGTCGAGGACGGCATGCTTCAGATGGCGATGGATATCCGAAACCACGCGCGGGCCCGCGGGGTGAAGTTCTACCTCCCGGTCGACTGCGTCGTGGCGCAGAGCCGGGACCCCAGCGCGGAAACGAAGATCGTCCCGATGCAGGAAATCCCCAAGGACTGGATGGCGCTGGACATCGGTCCGGCTTCCGTAAAATTATTCACGGAAGCCTTGGCCAATGCGAAAACGATTCTTTGGAACGGCCCGATGGGGCTCTTTGAGATGGATGCGTACTCCCGTGGAACGTTCGCCGTAGCGCACGCGGTGGCCAATGCGTATGCCCTGACGATCGTGGGCGGGGCGGATACGGCGCTGGCCGTTCATCGTGCGGGCGAGTCAGAAAACATGTCGTTTATCTCCACCGGCGGCGGCGCGGCGCTGCAGCTGCTGGAGGGCAAAGAACTTCCCGGGCTGGCCGTTTTGCCCGGCCGCGCCGAGCAACTCCAGCGGGTGTGACCGTCAAGACGACATCCTTTCGAAGACGGCCGATCGCGATCGGGAATTGGAAGATGCAGATGTCCCTGACCGAATCGACGGCGGTCGCGCGGCAACTGGTCAAGCAGTTAGGCGATAGACGGAATGTCGAGATTGTGATCGCGCCGAGTTACACGGCCCTTCAAGCCGTCGGCGAGGTTCTAACAGGGACCGACCTTCTGTTGGCGGCGCAGAACGTTCACTGGGATGACCGGGGGGCCTACACCGGTGAAGTTTCGGCGGTCCAGCTCAAAGAGGCCGGTTGCCGATTCGTGTTGATCGGCCATTCCGAACGGCGCACCCTCTTCGGCGAAACCGACGAAATGGTGGGACGAAAACGAGTTGCCGCGTTGAAACAGGGATTAAACGCCGTTGTTTGCGTGGGAGAAACGTCGGACCAGCGCCGGGCGGCTCAGACGGCATCCGTTGTGACGGCCCAGATCGGGAAGGGCCTTGAGGGTGCGACCGAAGGATCGCTCGATCGGCTGTTGATCGCGTACGAGCCGATCTGGGCGATCGGAACCGGTCAGGTGGCGACCGTAGTCCAGATTTCGGAAGTCCATGCATTAATCCGTCGAGAACTGGCCAAAATACTCGGGACGGATTCGGCTGAGGCGGTCCGGGTGATTTACGGAGGTAGCGTGACGACGGTGAATATCGCGGATCTGGCGATGATCGAACATCTGGACGGTGTGCTGGTCGGCGGGGCGTCGCTGAAGGCGGATGGATTTGCGGCCATCGTCAAGACACTGGAAAAAATAAAAAGCGAAATCAAAACGGATCGTTAAATAATACATTAGGGGGAGAAGAGGAAAATGTATGTTTTGTTAATCATCCTGCATGTGATCGTCAGCTTTATTATGGTCAGCGTGATCTTGCTTCAAGCGGGAAAGGGAGCCGAGATCGGCGCCTCATTCGGAGGATCGAGCCAGACCGTCTTCGGCAGCCGCGGACCGGGCACGTTTTTAAGCAAGCTGACCGTGTCGGCCGCCGTCATCTTTATGCTCACCTCGTTGAGCCTGTCCGTGTTGTCCAAGGGACGTTTCTTATCCACCAGCGTGTTGGATCTCAAAAAGGCCCCGCCGGCTGCGGAAGCGCCCGCGCCGCCTGCCGCGAACGGGGGAGCCGCTCCATCGGCAACGGCACCGGCGAATCCGGCGGAAGGACAGTCGACGGCTCCGGTCAACACCCCCGCGGTTCCAGCCACGCCCGCGCCGACGCAGGAAACTCCGCCCAAAACGGCTCCATGACCGGTACGACAATGACTCGGACGATCCTTGTTGTAATTATGGCTGCAGTGTCTTGCCTGTTTCCCGTCATCGTTCACGCGGGAGAACCGGAGAAACCGGACGCGATCACGGTGGGCTCCATCGGGGACGCCCAGCGGCTGATTCCGATGCTGGCGTCGGACTCGGCCTCCGGGGACATCAGCGGGTGGATCTTCAACGGGTTGGTGAAGTATGACAAGAACATCAACCTGGTGGCAGATCTGGCCGAATCATTTTCCGCATCGCCGGATTGTCGAAAGGTCACCTTCAAGCTTCGCAAGGGGGTGAAGTGGCAGGACGGTCAGGAATTCACGGCGGCCGACGTTCTCTTTACGTACCAAAAAGCAATCGACCCCAAAGTGGCCACGCCCTACAGCGGCGA includes these proteins:
- the gap gene encoding type I glyceraldehyde-3-phosphate dehydrogenase, whose translation is MTIKVGINGFGRIGRNLFRSTLSQRAIEFVAVNDLTDAKTLAHLLKYDSVHGTFPAEVQAKDKSIRVNGRPIEVLSEKDPKKLPWKALGVDIVVESTGRFTDREGATAHLTAGASKVIISAPAKDPDLTIVLGVNESMYEPDKHAIVSNASCTTNCLAPVAKVLLDGFGIKRGLMTTVHSVTNDQRLLDLPHKDLRRARAAHLSMIPTTTGAAKALFLVLPQLKGKMDGMSIRVPTPNVSVVDLVAEVERDLTESEVNTRYRQAAEGPLKGILQYTEEPLVSVDLNGNAHSAIFDASLTKVLEGRMVKVIAWYDNEWGYSCRLRDLIEYIGQKG
- a CDS encoding phosphoglycerate kinase → MNMHKVTIEDLKIKKKRVIVRVDFNVPLDEHLNITDDTRIRSALPTINYAIDEGAKVILCSHLGRPNGKIDPRLSLAPVVKRLQRLLGKEVAFAPDCIGPQVEKMVNQMKSGDVLLLENLRFHPGEQKNDEAFSKALARLADVYVNDAFGTAHRNHASVTGVSKFVPQSAAGFLMKKEIDYLEGAMANPARPFAAILGGAKVSGKLGVVENLGKKVDKVIIGGGMAFTFYKALGYEVGNSLVEDGMLQMAMDIRNHARARGVKFYLPVDCVVAQSRDPSAETKIVPMQEIPKDWMALDIGPASVKLFTEALANAKTILWNGPMGLFEMDAYSRGTFAVAHAVANAYALTIVGGADTALAVHRAGESENMSFISTGGGAALQLLEGKELPGLAVLPGRAEQLQRV
- the tpiA gene encoding triose-phosphate isomerase, yielding MTVKTTSFRRRPIAIGNWKMQMSLTESTAVARQLVKQLGDRRNVEIVIAPSYTALQAVGEVLTGTDLLLAAQNVHWDDRGAYTGEVSAVQLKEAGCRFVLIGHSERRTLFGETDEMVGRKRVAALKQGLNAVVCVGETSDQRRAAQTASVVTAQIGKGLEGATEGSLDRLLIAYEPIWAIGTGQVATVVQISEVHALIRRELAKILGTDSAEAVRVIYGGSVTTVNIADLAMIEHLDGVLVGGASLKADGFAAIVKTLEKIKSEIKTDR
- the secG gene encoding preprotein translocase subunit SecG codes for the protein MYVLLIILHVIVSFIMVSVILLQAGKGAEIGASFGGSSQTVFGSRGPGTFLSKLTVSAAVIFMLTSLSLSVLSKGRFLSTSVLDLKKAPPAAEAPAPPAANGGAAPSATAPANPAEGQSTAPVNTPAVPATPAPTQETPPKTAP